ACATATTGAATCTTACACTTCAATTAATGTTTGCTAAAAGATAGTTATGATTATagttatatttcattttcacacacacaccagtgATATTTTGATtagagtgatttaaaaaaaaaatatatatatatatatatatatatattatgtctTACTTTCAAATAGCTGACTTTTTCTAAGAGGTAAATAGGTGTTGGAGCCTGCTAAAAGCCAGCTGACcaacagtgtgcagcaacaggcgCAGTGCAGTGTTACTCTGTCAGGTGTTCTTACCTTCTTTTACTGATGTAAAGGATGTTCCATACAGCAGCAGGAAACTTCACTCACCCCAGCTCGTTCTCTGGTATCTTATTAAAAGGACTTCAAACCTTTAGTGGTTTTAACGTCATAAGGTTTTAGAATCTGTGCCTTACTTCCCGCTGGTATCCAAGCTGGGATTGAAACTAACTCTGTTTTCGCCCCCAGGCTCGTCACGCGGTGGAGATTGGAGCTGATGGGATTGCGGTCATTTCTCCCTCCTTCTTTAAACCCAAAACTGCAGGTGTGTTATACTCCTTTTGTTGTATCTGTGATACGATAGGACTTCTGCCTCTGGATTTCACTTATGTATTAAATACGGTATGGTTCTCTAAAAAGGTgcaaacatttctgcttttcctCTGGTCACCCTGTTTCAGAAGCGTTGAGGCAATTCCTGCAGGAAGTCGCTAGAGCTGCTCCAAGTCTGCCCTTCTACTATTACCAAATCCCATCGTTCACTGGGGTAAATGGTCAGTGGTTGGATTTGTGCTCTACAGTAAAATGCTATAGACCTAGCAATGCTCCAGAGCTATAAATTAAATTTTGCCCTGTTTTCTTCAGTGCCGGTGAGAGACGTGATAGAAAACATCGAGGAGCTCATTCCCTCCTTCAGAGGAGTGAAGTTCAGTGGCAGCGACCTGCTGGACTTTGGCCAGTGTGTCAGCTACAGCCAGCCTCACTGGTCAGTCCTGTATGGTGTGGACGAGGTCAGTCTTTCCCAACGTTTCCGTTTTGGTCTTGTGAAGTTACTGTGAGGAGACGACTGCGCTTTTCTGTCGGCGTAAGCACGGTTGTGCAAATAATTGTGCCttcttcaaagaaattatttcttaacTTGAGATTTGTCCTCACGTGGAAATTTTCTCAAATTAaaacttggattttttttccccccaattttCCAGTGTGAGATTATGACTCTGCtgtaaaatatgaatttattttaaggttttgtATTCATTATTTACTATAGCCGATAAGTCAATAAGTCAAATATGTCTCCATTCAATTACATATTAAAggtaatgaaataataaaatttggCATTGTGGATTAATCTTTTTTGGACCGTACTTCACATTGCTTTACGATGAACTGCAACTTTAATCttacaaaaaaatcattacatgttttttgtttttatatgatTTTACTGCAGCAATTGTTAGCAGCTCTGGCAATGGGAGCTAATGGAGCTGTTGGAAGGTTAATgatcttttattttcacaatcCCTTGAtatcatttcatttattatattGCAGTTATTTAAGCTTACACATTTGTCTTCCTACAGCACATATAACTACATGGGATGCTACGTAAACCAGCTGATTTCAGCCTTTGAGACTGGAGATCTGGTGAAAGCCCGAACCATCCAGGtacctctgtctctctgtccttTGTTATTATTAACTCTCTGGTCAAGAGTTtaccatttctttttattttatttaaactctGGTTTAATTTCCCCATGCAGTTCAAAATCCAGGAGGTTCTTGGTTATGCCATAAGACTTGGTGAGCGATAGTCACGATCTTCACCTCTAACATTTGGTCAGACTCATGAATTTGCCGGAAACTGAACAGTTTGCTTTGTGTTGACAGGTTTCGACGTTGGAGTAAACAAGCAGCTGATGACGGAGGTGTCAGGCTTGTTCCTGGGACCTCCTCGACTGCCGGTGATGCCGTGCCCTCCCGCTCACGCTCAGCTGATCATAAAGAAATACCACAGCATTTTTGTCTGAAGGCTGACGGGTGTCAGTTCGGTCAGTTAAACTGTGAGAGGCCAGCCTTTACCTGGTTCATGTTGATCATGCTCACAGTACAGCAACGATGAAGCTTTTACACAACAATTAAACAGCAATCCTGGATCAGATCGGCACATTTATTCTTGGAAAAACCTTACAAGTTACACATTTTCCAGCTAAATTAGTTTTAACTTTTCCTCTCTGCCTTTCAACTCTGTTCTATTTCTTTTAATGGACTTTCTCTGTAAATGTTCAGAGTAGGGACTCTTTTCAACTACATGAATGAGTGATGATGAGTGCATTAAAATGGAAAGGCTTCCATATTTTACctctattattaaaaaaaaaaaggtcaacatttttgtttttatgtttgattttatttcttttaaacctACGGGTCTGGACTACCCTCAATTTACTTGAACTGTCATAGTGAGGACCATGTATgagcaaacattttataaaacaaatatataaaagtgaaaaataaatcttacCGAGCTAGTCATCAGGGAGAAGATAACATGTTGCTTTTCACTGTTGTTTAATGGGCATTTGTgtttattgcacattaaaatggaAATTAACTGAGATCTGTGTTTTAACACTAATCAAAAATTGTtactaataaatattttttggtgATTCTTGCTTATGCATTTTCCTTTATTGCACTGAATTCACAAGCTAAGATTGCTGACATTTTAGACTCTGATGGGGGTCATGGAGGTTTGGTTGTTCACATCTCGTCTGGATCGGGAAGCTGGCGGTGCTGTTCTCCGAGGCACTTTGTGGAAGTACGGGGTACCAGGGATGCTTTTTAGGGGCCATCCTGGTCCTTGTACAACAAAACCAAAAGCTCTGTCTGCGTCCAAGGCACACAGTCTAGCTTGCTTCCAATGCGTGTTTGACTCCACCAGGGCTTCTACTTGTCTCTGCACCTTTTTGTGCTATTAATGGACAATATCTCAAGGCATAGTCAAGGAAAGGATGGCTTTATTCAGATTAGGTTGTTATGTTGGTTCATCTTCAGAAAATGTACCGATTTGAAATTCAGCACCTCTAAACCTGAGGCCATTGTTCTCATAAAGGTGGACCTCTGGGTGAGGAATCAGTTTCTGCCTCAAGAGATGGagttcaaatatttttgtgCCATACCACGAGGAGTTGAGTCAACAAGCAAAGTTATCATCCCAATTAATGTGGCTTGACTTTGCCTCAGAAAAAGCCAACTCATTGAGAGGCGTTGGCTT
The Fundulus heteroclitus isolate FHET01 chromosome 9, MU-UCD_Fhet_4.1, whole genome shotgun sequence genome window above contains:
- the npl gene encoding N-acetylneuraminate lyase, which translates into the protein MAPAADGKLTGLLAATFTPFTAQGEVNLSVIGPYVDYLTEKQGVKGIFVNGTTGESMSLSVAERKVLAEEWCLRAKGRMDSVIVHVGCMSLKDSQDLARHAVEIGADGIAVISPSFFKPKTAEALRQFLQEVARAAPSLPFYYYQIPSFTGVNVPVRDVIENIEELIPSFRGVKFSGSDLLDFGQCVSYSQPHWSVLYGVDEQLLAALAMGANGAVGSTYNYMGCYVNQLISAFETGDLVKARTIQFKIQEVLGYAIRLGFDVGVNKQLMTEVSGLFLGPPRLPVMPCPPAHAQLIIKKYHSIFV